The proteins below come from a single Chryseobacterium capnotolerans genomic window:
- a CDS encoding endo-beta-N-acetylglucosaminidase H, whose product MKKKSILTALMAMALQSGAFLNAQQLNPKGICYVEVNNNNILNAGAYKLQTSNSYLFNVVNIFAANINYDTSRGRAYLYSNNNVTKVLTNADTYIKPLQQKGMKVVLTILGNHQGAGICNFPTREAAKDFAVQLANTVNTYGLDGIDFDDEYSDYGNNGTGQPNDSSFVMLVQELRALLPDKIISFYYYGDAASRLSWNGARVGDNINYSWNAMYGTFSAPNVPPLTKAQISPAAVWLGNTSNSTTTSLATQTKNGGYGLYLWYDLKGTNQASQLSAGTQTLYGEQTVLSGTLQSWTQGTNCDAPIGLFTSNLTGTSAKLNWSTVGTNTYDIDYKPASSTTWTSAATAVSSSSVTVSGLTANTEYDWRIRTNCSVKSTYMFAPRFNSGSGTTTPTGSYALSLDGTSESGAAGNMNLVDQHYLLRAGSNLHPSNQYLHIFHPSWELKQEILIQHY is encoded by the coding sequence ATGAAAAAAAAATCAATCCTTACTGCACTGATGGCCATGGCCCTTCAGTCTGGTGCTTTCCTTAACGCACAACAGCTTAATCCTAAAGGAATATGCTATGTGGAAGTGAATAACAACAACATCCTGAATGCAGGAGCGTACAAATTGCAAACATCGAACAGCTATCTGTTCAATGTGGTGAATATCTTTGCGGCTAATATTAATTATGATACCAGCCGTGGGAGAGCTTATCTGTATTCTAACAATAATGTAACCAAGGTTCTTACCAATGCAGACACTTACATTAAACCATTGCAGCAGAAAGGAATGAAAGTAGTTCTTACCATTCTGGGAAATCACCAGGGAGCAGGAATATGTAATTTTCCAACCCGTGAGGCAGCAAAAGACTTTGCAGTACAGTTAGCCAATACAGTAAATACTTATGGTCTGGATGGGATTGATTTTGATGATGAATATTCAGATTATGGAAACAACGGAACAGGGCAGCCTAATGACAGTTCCTTCGTAATGCTTGTTCAGGAGTTAAGAGCATTGCTTCCGGATAAGATTATTTCATTCTATTATTACGGAGATGCTGCTTCAAGACTTTCCTGGAACGGAGCCAGAGTAGGAGATAATATCAACTACAGCTGGAATGCGATGTATGGGACCTTCTCCGCTCCTAATGTGCCACCTCTTACTAAAGCCCAGATTTCTCCGGCAGCAGTATGGTTGGGAAATACTTCAAATTCTACTACAACCAGCCTAGCTACTCAAACGAAAAACGGAGGGTATGGATTATATCTTTGGTATGATCTTAAAGGAACCAATCAGGCATCACAGCTTTCAGCAGGTACTCAGACGCTGTATGGGGAACAAACAGTTTTAAGTGGAACTTTACAGTCGTGGACACAAGGGACCAATTGTGATGCACCTATTGGATTGTTTACGAGCAATCTTACCGGAACCAGCGCAAAACTAAACTGGTCAACAGTAGGAACCAATACTTACGATATTGATTATAAACCTGCCTCTTCAACAACATGGACAAGTGCAGCTACAGCAGTCAGCTCTAGTTCAGTTACAGTTTCAGGTTTAACAGCCAATACCGAATACGATTGGAGAATCAGAACAAATTGTAGTGTGAAAAGTACATATATGTTCGCCCCAAGATTCAATAGTGGATCAGGTACAACAACCCCTACAGGTTCTTATGCTCTCTCATTGGACGGAACGAGTGAATCAGGAGCAGCCGGAAATATGAATTTGGTGGATCAGCATTATCTTTTGAGGGCTGGATCAAACCTTCATCCTTCAAATCAGTATCTCCATATATTTCATCCATCATGGGAACTGAAGCAGGAGATACTAATTCAGCATTACTAA
- a CDS encoding glycoside hydrolase family 125 protein has product MERRDFIKTSALAGAGLLFTQNVFAKTLATEGFPVVRVPKDKRHFTSESVENAIAAFKKKVNNKELSWLFENCFPNTLDTTVFYSEANGTPDTYVITGDIDAMWLRDSSAQVFPYLQFSKKDEKLHKLISGVIHKQTNFILKDPYANAFYNDDKKISKWKEYDHTDMKPGTHERKWEIDSLCYPIRLAYHFWKTTGDTKPFDANWLQGIKLTLQTFTEQQRKHDLGPYKFERTTAWATDGVPMGGYGYPTKPVGLISSMFRPSDDATIYGFLIPSNLFAVVSLRQAAEMVSQIKNEKTLAQQLNSLADEVDAAIKKYGIYNHPEFGKIYAFEVNGFGSYNLMDDANCPSLLGLPYLDAVKADDPVYQNTRRFVWSENNPFFFKGKLAEGIGGPHIGLDMIWPMSIIMKALTTTDKSEIKWCIDTLQKTHGGTGFMHESFHKDNDKKFTREWFAWSNTLFGELLWKTFNENPQLLT; this is encoded by the coding sequence ATGGAAAGGAGAGATTTTATTAAAACAAGTGCATTGGCTGGAGCCGGGTTGCTGTTTACTCAGAATGTTTTTGCTAAAACCCTTGCTACGGAAGGTTTTCCTGTAGTTCGTGTTCCTAAAGATAAAAGACATTTTACCAGTGAATCCGTAGAAAATGCTATTGCAGCCTTTAAAAAGAAAGTAAACAATAAAGAGCTAAGCTGGCTATTTGAGAACTGCTTTCCAAATACATTAGATACTACTGTTTTCTATAGTGAAGCCAATGGTACACCGGATACTTATGTGATTACCGGAGATATTGATGCTATGTGGCTTCGTGACAGTTCTGCACAGGTTTTCCCTTATCTGCAGTTTTCCAAGAAAGATGAGAAACTTCACAAATTGATTTCCGGAGTTATCCATAAACAAACAAATTTCATCCTTAAAGATCCTTATGCGAACGCATTCTACAATGATGATAAAAAGATCAGTAAGTGGAAAGAGTATGACCATACCGATATGAAACCGGGAACCCATGAAAGAAAATGGGAGATTGATTCATTATGTTATCCTATTCGTTTAGCGTATCATTTCTGGAAAACAACAGGAGATACAAAACCTTTTGATGCTAATTGGCTGCAAGGGATAAAACTTACATTACAAACTTTCACAGAGCAGCAGAGAAAGCATGATCTTGGGCCCTATAAATTTGAACGTACAACGGCTTGGGCTACTGATGGAGTTCCAATGGGGGGATATGGTTATCCGACAAAGCCTGTAGGTCTCATCAGTTCTATGTTCCGTCCAAGTGATGATGCTACGATCTATGGATTTTTGATTCCTTCCAACTTATTTGCAGTAGTAAGTTTACGCCAGGCCGCAGAAATGGTTTCTCAGATTAAAAATGAAAAAACCTTGGCTCAACAACTGAACAGCCTTGCTGATGAGGTAGATGCAGCCATCAAAAAATATGGAATTTATAATCATCCTGAATTTGGAAAAATATATGCTTTTGAAGTCAATGGTTTTGGAAGTTATAACCTGATGGATGATGCGAACTGTCCAAGTTTGTTAGGACTGCCTTATCTGGATGCGGTGAAAGCTGATGACCCTGTTTATCAGAATACGAGAAGATTTGTTTGGTCGGAAAATAATCCGTTCTTTTTTAAAGGAAAGCTTGCAGAAGGGATAGGAGGCCCTCATATTGGACTGGATATGATCTGGCCAATGAGTATCATTATGAAAGCACTTACTACAACAGACAAAAGTGAGATCAAATGGTGTATAGATACCTTACAGAAAACGCACGGCGGGACAGGCTTTATGCATGAATCCTTCCATAAAGACAATGACAAAAAATTCACCAGAGAATGGTTTGCTTGGTCCAATACCTTATTTGGCGAATTGTTGTGGAAAACATTTAACGAAAACCCTCAGCTACTGACATAG
- a CDS encoding GH92 family glycosyl hydrolase codes for MKKELLICFFTSLISLANAQHNKNDILSWVDPFIGTGGHGHTFPGATTPFGMIQLSPDQNTKSGDWDWCSGYHYSSKTIMGFSHNHLSGTGWADLGDILVMPTVGQLKMVPGSEDKPETGYRSTFTHDKETAAPGYYSVMLDSYGIKAELTASPRVGFHKYTFPKTDEANIIIDPTNKIFGNIYHTLVSVEGNNKIKGYCYSNGWGGKRFTYFVMEFSKPFKSYGVYAEGKIKDNEKIALAKDAKAFVRFATETNESIEVKVSLSPVSTENAQENFDTEAKNVNFAKAKETAQKTWRDLIGRFQVTGGTDSQRKIFYTGVYHTFIAPNLYMDVNGDYVAAQENMNTKWFTNYSTYSYWDGFRATHPLLTIMDQKHTKEFANSLISRYTDRKDHMPIWELCGYDNFCMLGYHSASVIWDAISKGVPGIDGEKAFAAMKDASLTDKMSSSDGGGGLNDYIKLGYTPSENGASVSATLEYSYDDWCIQQLAEKLGKKDEAEVYKKRSMNFLNTFNKENNHFWPRQKNGKFLADFPLNDWKKLQPHWVSGNIWAYDFFVPHQIDEMMNLYGGKKGFEEKLDKTFTETLKMEGEQHVDISGFIGSLGFGDEPGHHVPYLYNYAGSPYKTQKMVKYIRDNMYAAKPDGIVNNEDCGQMSAWYIFSSLGFYPVTPGKPVYAIGAPQFPKASLQLENGKTFTVIADKISDKNIYVQKMFLNGKEYKSWELNHSDIMNGGELRFVMGSKPVK; via the coding sequence ATGAAAAAAGAATTGCTGATTTGTTTTTTTACATCCTTGATTTCCTTAGCGAATGCCCAACATAATAAGAATGATATTTTATCCTGGGTAGATCCGTTTATAGGAACAGGAGGGCATGGGCATACCTTTCCGGGAGCAACTACACCATTCGGAATGATTCAGCTGAGTCCGGATCAAAATACGAAAAGCGGTGACTGGGACTGGTGTTCCGGATATCATTATAGCAGTAAGACGATCATGGGATTCAGTCATAATCACCTTAGTGGTACAGGTTGGGCAGATCTGGGAGACATTCTGGTAATGCCAACAGTAGGACAGCTAAAAATGGTTCCGGGTTCAGAAGATAAGCCTGAAACGGGCTACCGTTCAACATTCACTCATGATAAAGAAACAGCAGCACCTGGATACTATTCTGTAATGCTGGACAGTTATGGGATCAAAGCAGAACTTACTGCTTCTCCGAGAGTAGGATTCCATAAATATACTTTTCCAAAGACGGATGAAGCCAATATTATTATTGATCCTACGAATAAAATCTTCGGAAATATTTATCATACATTGGTAAGTGTAGAAGGGAATAATAAAATCAAAGGATATTGCTACAGCAATGGCTGGGGTGGAAAAAGATTTACTTATTTCGTGATGGAGTTTTCCAAGCCGTTTAAATCTTATGGGGTTTATGCTGAAGGGAAAATAAAAGATAACGAAAAAATTGCACTGGCTAAAGATGCTAAAGCCTTTGTAAGATTTGCTACAGAAACAAATGAAAGCATTGAAGTAAAAGTTTCCTTATCTCCGGTAAGCACAGAAAATGCTCAGGAAAACTTTGATACAGAAGCAAAAAACGTAAATTTTGCAAAAGCTAAAGAAACCGCACAAAAAACCTGGCGGGACCTTATCGGAAGGTTTCAGGTAACCGGAGGAACTGATAGTCAGAGAAAAATCTTCTATACAGGTGTTTATCATACATTTATCGCTCCAAACCTTTATATGGATGTGAATGGAGATTATGTAGCTGCCCAGGAAAATATGAATACGAAATGGTTCACGAACTACAGTACGTATTCCTACTGGGATGGTTTTAGAGCTACCCATCCGTTATTGACCATTATGGATCAGAAGCATACCAAAGAATTTGCGAACTCTCTCATCAGCAGATATACGGATCGTAAAGACCATATGCCGATCTGGGAATTATGCGGGTATGATAATTTCTGTATGCTGGGTTACCACAGTGCGTCAGTAATCTGGGATGCTATTTCCAAGGGAGTTCCCGGTATTGATGGCGAAAAAGCTTTTGCAGCAATGAAAGATGCTTCTCTTACAGATAAAATGAGCAGCAGTGACGGAGGCGGAGGTCTGAATGATTATATTAAGCTTGGCTATACTCCTTCCGAAAACGGAGCTTCTGTTTCTGCAACATTAGAATATTCGTATGATGACTGGTGCATTCAGCAGCTGGCAGAAAAATTAGGAAAGAAGGATGAAGCAGAAGTGTACAAAAAGCGCTCAATGAATTTTCTGAATACTTTCAACAAAGAAAATAATCATTTCTGGCCGAGACAAAAAAATGGAAAGTTCTTAGCGGATTTCCCTCTTAATGACTGGAAAAAACTTCAGCCACATTGGGTTTCCGGAAATATCTGGGCGTATGACTTCTTTGTTCCGCATCAGATTGATGAAATGATGAATTTGTATGGCGGGAAGAAAGGATTTGAAGAAAAATTGGATAAAACATTTACTGAAACCCTTAAAATGGAAGGCGAGCAGCATGTTGACATTTCTGGATTCATCGGGTCTTTAGGTTTTGGTGATGAGCCGGGACATCATGTTCCATACCTTTATAATTATGCCGGAAGTCCTTACAAAACACAGAAAATGGTAAAATACATCCGTGATAATATGTATGCTGCCAAACCGGATGGAATTGTGAATAATGAAGACTGCGGGCAAATGTCAGCATGGTATATTTTTTCTTCATTAGGATTCTATCCTGTAACACCGGGAAAACCTGTATATGCCATTGGAGCCCCACAGTTCCCGAAAGCTTCATTACAACTTGAAAATGGGAAAACCTTCACGGTAATTGCAGATAAAATTTCAGATAAAAATATCTATGTACAGAAAATGTTCCTGAACGGAAAAGAGTACAAAAGCTGGGAACTGAACCACAGTGATATCATGAACGGGGGCGAACTGAGATTTGTAATGGGAAGCAAGCCTGTAAAATAA
- a CDS encoding MFS transporter, whose product MGKNNSGTRRIQPILWISTLYFAMGVPFVTINAVSGIMYKDMGVSDSQITFWTALIMFSWTLKPLWSPFLEIYKTKKFFVVSTQFAIGILFALVALSLPLHDFFKYSIALFAVVAFCGATHDVVADGTYIGFLTNKEQARYIGWQGAFYNLAKIISSGALVYAAGVLEKTKGVTHAWMIIMVIYALLFFALAIYHYFILPKENKEVQKDEKTAGNVRKELLEVITSFFTKKNILWSILFIILYRFAEGFAIKIAPLFFKAPRTSGGLGLSTSDIGLIYGTYGSGAFILGSVLAGYFISARGLKKSLIWLCCAFNIPFVVYALLAYYQPVDLLPVGIAVVVEYFGYGFGFVGLMLYMMQQIAPGKHKTAHYAFATGIMNLGVMIPGMFSGMISDWIGYKMFFIWVLIATIPAFLVALFVPFPYSENQKEEPIN is encoded by the coding sequence ATGGGAAAAAACAACTCCGGAACCCGTCGGATTCAGCCAATTCTCTGGATATCCACATTATATTTTGCAATGGGTGTACCCTTTGTAACCATTAATGCGGTGTCAGGAATTATGTATAAGGATATGGGAGTTTCGGATTCACAGATCACTTTCTGGACGGCTCTCATCATGTTTTCATGGACGTTAAAGCCACTTTGGAGTCCTTTTCTGGAGATCTATAAAACCAAAAAATTCTTTGTTGTTTCTACCCAGTTTGCCATAGGGATTCTGTTTGCCTTGGTTGCCTTAAGTCTGCCTTTGCATGATTTTTTTAAATACAGCATTGCTCTTTTTGCAGTAGTAGCCTTTTGTGGAGCTACGCATGATGTGGTGGCAGATGGAACTTATATTGGTTTTCTTACCAATAAAGAACAAGCCAGATATATTGGCTGGCAGGGAGCATTTTATAACCTTGCCAAGATTATCAGCAGCGGAGCTTTGGTATATGCAGCTGGAGTGTTAGAAAAAACAAAGGGAGTTACCCACGCCTGGATGATCATTATGGTGATCTATGCATTATTATTTTTTGCATTGGCTATTTATCATTATTTCATTCTGCCTAAAGAAAATAAAGAGGTCCAGAAAGATGAAAAAACAGCAGGAAATGTCCGCAAAGAATTATTGGAAGTAATCACTTCTTTCTTTACCAAAAAGAATATTCTGTGGTCCATACTGTTCATCATCCTGTACCGTTTTGCAGAAGGTTTTGCGATAAAAATAGCCCCTTTATTTTTTAAAGCACCAAGAACTTCAGGTGGATTAGGATTGTCCACTTCAGATATTGGACTTATTTATGGAACGTATGGTTCTGGGGCATTCATTCTGGGGTCTGTTTTGGCAGGATATTTTATTTCAGCCCGCGGATTGAAGAAATCTTTAATTTGGCTGTGCTGTGCATTCAATATTCCATTTGTGGTGTATGCATTGCTGGCTTATTATCAGCCGGTAGATCTTTTACCCGTAGGAATTGCTGTGGTGGTAGAATACTTTGGTTACGGATTCGGTTTTGTGGGATTAATGCTTTATATGATGCAGCAGATTGCTCCCGGAAAACACAAAACAGCTCATTACGCTTTTGCCACAGGAATTATGAATCTTGGAGTAATGATTCCGGGGATGTTCAGCGGGATGATCAGTGACTGGATCGGATATAAAATGTTCTTCATCTGGGTGCTGATTGCTACCATTCCTGCATTTCTTGTGGCTCTTTTCGTTCCTTTTCCTTATTCAGAAAATCAGAAAGAAGAACCAATCAATTAA
- a CDS encoding SusD/RagB family nutrient-binding outer membrane lipoprotein, producing MRIINIKTYILGVAVLFSASSCIGDFEEFNQQKVGGPENFYADFVAIVNPLKDMQRGFQSDYQLATNLNADMFSGMFSTASQFNGGTNNLTYLMMDGWNNRIIARQRDTFNNSIVIDDVAKYSYPGIDFTATFAVKKILKILTAARVSDRHGPVVYSKYDTPNANGVTDFDSQQDAYNNFINDLTAAISDLQKVQNTPATQNVEDKSVVKRSDLIYGGDIAKWAKLANSLKLRFALRMSYADPVKSKKYAEEVFASSAGLISDNTDNALISVGQHELSFIIYSWGDCYIGAPIMAYMSGFKDPRLSAYANPATDPATFVGGKPQYIGIRQGIDLINGKPTYGGFSQPAARAAGGDYFSGTDGKFKLFTAAETWFLKAEAALRGYSGAGDAQANYQAGITQSFGEWGKSSDVAAYLADNVSTEAPYLDPKNTANNILAGDSQLSTITIAWNNSDSNEKKLERIITQKWLALYPDGPEAWAEQRRTGYPILFKVRKNDSGGLIGTDQMIRRIPFTNDTKNSTFNYAQAVQQLGGPDNGATKLWWDKK from the coding sequence ATGAGAATAATTAATATTAAAACTTATATACTTGGAGTAGCTGTGCTTTTTTCTGCCTCCAGTTGTATCGGAGACTTTGAAGAGTTTAATCAGCAGAAAGTTGGAGGTCCGGAAAATTTTTATGCAGATTTTGTAGCCATTGTAAATCCTTTGAAAGACATGCAAAGAGGTTTTCAGTCAGACTATCAGTTAGCGACGAATCTCAATGCAGATATGTTTAGTGGAATGTTTAGTACAGCATCGCAGTTTAATGGGGGGACGAATAACCTTACTTATTTAATGATGGATGGCTGGAACAATAGAATTATTGCAAGACAGCGTGATACTTTTAATAATTCTATTGTCATTGATGATGTGGCAAAATACAGCTATCCCGGAATAGATTTCACCGCAACTTTTGCCGTAAAAAAAATATTGAAAATTCTTACAGCAGCAAGAGTTTCAGATCGCCATGGACCTGTAGTGTATAGTAAATATGATACTCCTAATGCAAACGGGGTTACAGATTTCGATTCTCAACAGGATGCTTACAACAATTTTATTAATGATCTTACCGCTGCTATTTCTGATTTGCAAAAAGTACAAAATACGCCCGCAACCCAGAATGTAGAAGATAAGTCTGTTGTGAAAAGATCAGATTTGATCTATGGTGGAGATATCGCAAAATGGGCAAAATTAGCCAACTCTCTTAAACTGAGATTTGCTTTGCGTATGAGCTACGCTGATCCCGTAAAATCAAAAAAATATGCAGAGGAAGTCTTTGCTTCTTCTGCAGGGTTAATATCTGATAATACAGATAATGCATTGATAAGCGTTGGGCAGCATGAATTAAGTTTTATTATCTATTCATGGGGTGACTGTTATATAGGAGCACCCATAATGGCTTATATGAGTGGTTTCAAAGATCCCAGACTTTCTGCGTATGCTAATCCTGCAACAGATCCTGCAACTTTTGTAGGAGGTAAACCACAATATATAGGAATACGCCAAGGAATTGATTTAATCAATGGGAAGCCAACTTATGGAGGCTTTTCCCAACCAGCAGCAAGAGCTGCCGGTGGAGATTATTTCTCCGGGACTGATGGAAAATTCAAATTATTTACTGCTGCTGAAACATGGTTTTTAAAAGCTGAAGCGGCTTTGAGAGGCTACTCAGGTGCAGGGGATGCACAAGCTAATTACCAGGCAGGGATCACTCAATCTTTTGGGGAATGGGGGAAAAGTTCTGATGTAGCGGCTTATCTTGCTGATAACGTTTCAACAGAAGCTCCTTACCTTGATCCTAAAAATACAGCCAATAATATTCTTGCAGGAGACTCTCAGTTAAGTACCATTACAATTGCTTGGAACAACAGTGATTCTAACGAAAAGAAACTTGAAAGAATCATCACTCAAAAATGGTTAGCTCTTTACCCGGATGGTCCTGAAGCTTGGGCTGAACAAAGAAGAACGGGATATCCAATTTTGTTCAAAGTCAGAAAAAATGATAGTGGAGGATTAATTGGAACAGATCAGATGATCAGAAGAATCCCGTTCACAAATGATACAAAAAATTCGACTTTTAATTACGCACAGGCAGTGCAGCAATTAGGCGGCCCGGATAACGGAGCTACCAAGTTATGGTGGGATAAGAAATAA
- a CDS encoding SusC/RagA family TonB-linked outer membrane protein, whose amino-acid sequence MRKAVIPVLFVFSLSATAQEKKAADTTKTTDIQEVVVTSLGIKKQARALTYSSQQIGGDELTEVKTPNFLNSISGKVSNVQINRTNGVGSSVRVLMRGNKSASSSQPLYVIDGIPIINGGGKSAEASQYSTMPDAGDVLSSINPDDIESINFLKGASASALYGSMGGNGVILITTKKGKVGKSSISYNTSFTVDQAYSLPKLQHSYLSYDPAVSGQTPGVSNESWGAKGASKDYLKDFLQTGTTWVNSLSFQSGTEKSTNYFSIGNTTNKGIVPSSYFDQYNVSFRNSSKYLNDKLTLDANFIGSIQNSINRQTPGISFSPLVSLYWLPRGVDFDQYNNSNYYYIDKSRLLPGQNWWAVGPDGKFNGNPATQNPYWILNRNKVTVNNKNTYSAISLAYQINPWLSARVRGNYSWNITDSQRGVSAYSDPNLITSNGENGRFLQNKYENTSTYGDVLLVGSPKLSEDISLDFTVGGSINTSRNTVTEIDNAYLAMPNLFTISNLQWNVDRGVGDGFHNISYSTKKQVQSVFASASLGYKNMFYVDMTFRNDWDSTLALTGTNGYDYESVGANAVLSSIFKLPETINFWKVRGSYATVGIGLPPNLATVSDRYNSVYGYNVDAGQIVKPKYSLVTDPAFKELFAKPELNKTFEAGTELRLFKNRLSFDITYYNSNASNQLLTLDISSNLGGLPSGSYYVNAGKIRNTGFEASLSYKVFDSEKFGWTTNLNGSMNKNKIVELFPSSINVPESQLLALTGGGAYTKLKLGGSFGDIYGVKFLRDDQGRILVDAQGKPMADKQIGYLGNPNPKFMLGFNNSFNIGKLGISFLIDGKFGGQVLSLTEKANDLLGVSQNSASARDAGGVAIPNAVYAPGTPNAGAAYTGLTDAQAYYKTIGANQEGAGIDEAYIYSATTVRLRQASIGYTFDINSSYLRNATVSLVGTNLFFFYKKAPFDPEQVSGNTPGGVGVDSFGIPITRSIGLSLKANF is encoded by the coding sequence ATGAGAAAAGCAGTTATACCGGTTCTATTTGTTTTTTCCCTTTCTGCCACTGCACAGGAAAAAAAAGCGGCCGACACTACGAAGACAACCGATATTCAGGAGGTCGTAGTCACCTCTTTGGGGATTAAAAAGCAGGCCCGCGCTTTGACCTATTCCAGCCAGCAAATTGGCGGGGATGAACTGACAGAAGTGAAAACGCCCAATTTTTTAAACTCTATTAGTGGAAAAGTTTCCAATGTACAGATCAATAGAACTAACGGTGTAGGAAGTTCGGTGAGGGTTTTAATGAGAGGAAATAAATCAGCAAGTAGCAGTCAGCCTTTATACGTAATAGATGGTATTCCCATTATTAACGGAGGGGGAAAATCTGCTGAGGCCAGCCAATATTCTACCATGCCGGATGCCGGTGATGTTTTAAGTTCTATCAATCCGGATGACATTGAAAGCATCAACTTCTTAAAAGGAGCTTCTGCTTCTGCTCTTTATGGCTCTATGGGGGGGAATGGTGTTATCCTGATTACCACTAAAAAAGGGAAAGTAGGTAAAAGCTCTATAAGTTACAATACAAGTTTTACAGTAGATCAGGCATATAGTCTTCCTAAATTACAGCATAGTTATCTGTCTTATGATCCGGCAGTCTCTGGCCAAACTCCAGGTGTTTCCAATGAAAGCTGGGGTGCGAAAGGAGCTTCTAAGGATTATTTAAAAGACTTTCTGCAAACAGGTACAACATGGGTTAATAGCCTTTCTTTCCAGTCAGGAACCGAAAAATCAACGAATTATTTCTCAATAGGAAATACTACCAATAAAGGGATTGTTCCTTCTTCTTATTTTGATCAATATAATGTCTCCTTTAGAAATTCCAGCAAATATCTGAATGATAAATTAACGTTGGATGCTAATTTTATTGGCTCTATACAAAACAGTATCAACAGACAGACTCCCGGCATTTCTTTCTCACCTTTAGTAAGTTTATACTGGTTGCCAAGGGGAGTAGACTTTGATCAATATAATAATAGTAACTACTATTATATAGACAAATCGAGATTATTACCTGGTCAGAACTGGTGGGCCGTAGGACCAGACGGAAAATTCAACGGAAATCCTGCAACACAAAATCCTTACTGGATATTAAACAGGAATAAAGTTACTGTTAACAACAAGAACACATATAGTGCTATATCATTAGCCTATCAAATCAATCCGTGGTTATCAGCAAGAGTGAGAGGGAATTATAGCTGGAATATTACGGATAGCCAAAGAGGTGTTTCAGCCTACTCAGATCCAAATCTTATAACGAGCAATGGAGAAAATGGAAGATTCCTTCAAAACAAATATGAAAACACATCTACTTACGGAGACGTTTTATTAGTAGGAAGTCCAAAATTAAGCGAAGATATTTCATTAGATTTTACAGTGGGTGGAAGTATCAATACCTCAAGAAATACAGTAACTGAAATTGATAATGCTTATTTGGCGATGCCGAATTTGTTTACCATCAGTAATCTGCAGTGGAATGTAGACAGGGGCGTAGGAGATGGGTTTCATAATATAAGCTACAGTACCAAAAAACAAGTACAGTCGGTTTTTGCAAGTGCATCTTTGGGGTATAAGAATATGTTTTATGTAGATATGACCTTTAGAAATGATTGGGATTCTACTTTGGCTTTAACAGGAACTAACGGGTACGATTATGAATCTGTAGGGGCTAATGCTGTATTATCCTCTATCTTCAAGCTCCCTGAAACTATTAATTTTTGGAAAGTAAGAGGGTCTTATGCTACCGTAGGAATAGGATTGCCTCCCAATTTAGCAACTGTATCAGATCGTTATAATAGTGTTTACGGATATAATGTTGATGCTGGCCAGATTGTAAAACCTAAATATTCACTTGTAACAGATCCTGCTTTTAAAGAATTATTTGCAAAGCCGGAACTTAATAAAACTTTTGAAGCGGGTACAGAATTAAGATTGTTTAAAAATCGATTAAGTTTTGATATCACCTATTACAATTCAAATGCCTCCAATCAGCTTTTAACACTTGATATTTCTTCTAACTTAGGAGGGTTGCCGTCCGGTTCCTATTATGTAAATGCTGGAAAAATACGAAATACAGGTTTTGAAGCTTCTTTATCCTACAAAGTATTTGATTCAGAAAAGTTCGGTTGGACAACTAATTTAAATGGTTCCATGAACAAAAATAAGATTGTAGAATTATTTCCATCGAGTATAAATGTTCCGGAAAGTCAGCTTCTGGCACTCACTGGAGGTGGTGCTTATACAAAGCTTAAGTTAGGCGGATCTTTCGGAGATATCTATGGGGTAAAATTCCTTAGAGATGATCAGGGGAGAATTTTAGTTGACGCACAAGGAAAACCTATGGCAGACAAACAAATTGGTTATTTGGGTAATCCGAATCCTAAGTTTATGTTAGGGTTTAATAACTCTTTTAATATTGGAAAATTGGGGATCTCTTTTCTTATTGATGGGAAATTCGGAGGTCAGGTTCTGTCTCTTACAGAAAAAGCAAATGATTTGCTTGGGGTAAGTCAGAACAGTGCTTCTGCCAGAGATGCAGGCGGAGTAGCTATCCCAAATGCTGTATATGCACCAGGAACTCCGAATGCAGGAGCTGCCTATACTGGGTTAACGGATGCGCAAGCTTATTATAAAACGATAGGAGCGAATCAGGAAGGAGCAGGAATTGATGAAGCCTATATCTACAGTGCAACGACTGTAAGGCTGCGCCAGGCGTCTATAGGATATACTTTTGATATCAATTCTAGCTATCTGAGAAATGCAACCGTAAGTTTAGTGGGAACAAATCTATTTTTCTTTTATAAAAAAGCACCATTTGATCCTGAACAGGTTTCAGGAAACACACCTGGTGGTGTAGGAGTAGATTCTTTTGGTATACCTATTACCAGATCTATCGGATTATCATTAAAAGCTAACTTCTAA